In Arthrobacter ramosus, one DNA window encodes the following:
- a CDS encoding DUF6986 family protein, with protein sequence MAASSFSAADLAAIDTQLAATDQLLERNYPGDDGTRQPVHTVYVPADRFTPSLSAEWGAQAITTAEAHGGLERLGTLLGQEPELAAAVATRVAAKLRSEPIEDLRLDFEDGYGDRGDEAEDVAAVAAAQAVSEAVAAGSAPPFIGIRLKCFEAPTRARGLKTLDLFVSTLASAGELPEGLILTLPKVTTVAQVQAMDFAASRLEEIHSLPAGRLRFEVQVETPQLILGPEGTSPVAQLPHAVPGRISALHYGTYDYSASLQISAEYQSMEHPVADFAKEVMQLAVAGTGIRLSDGSTNIIPVGDNVENAWKLHGRLVRRSLERGYYQGWDLHAAQLPSRFAATYAFYREGLPAAAARLRNYVDRTEGGIMDEPATARALAAFVLRGVQCGAVGSEEVLALAGVELPRLTALAHPRLAHTTSK encoded by the coding sequence ATGGCCGCTTCTTCCTTCTCGGCGGCCGATCTCGCCGCCATCGACACCCAGCTGGCCGCCACCGACCAACTGCTGGAGCGCAACTATCCCGGTGACGACGGCACCCGCCAGCCCGTGCACACGGTGTACGTCCCGGCGGACCGTTTCACTCCGTCGCTCTCCGCGGAATGGGGCGCCCAGGCGATTACGACGGCGGAGGCCCACGGCGGTCTCGAAAGGCTCGGTACGTTGCTGGGCCAGGAGCCCGAACTGGCTGCCGCCGTCGCGACCCGGGTGGCTGCCAAGCTGCGCAGCGAACCGATCGAGGACTTGCGCCTCGACTTCGAGGACGGCTACGGCGACCGGGGCGATGAAGCAGAAGACGTCGCGGCGGTCGCGGCGGCGCAGGCTGTCAGCGAAGCCGTTGCCGCGGGTTCCGCCCCGCCGTTCATCGGCATCCGGCTCAAGTGCTTCGAGGCCCCCACCCGGGCACGTGGCCTGAAGACCCTGGACCTGTTCGTGTCCACCTTGGCCTCGGCCGGGGAGCTGCCCGAGGGCCTTATCCTGACCCTGCCGAAGGTCACCACGGTGGCCCAGGTGCAGGCAATGGACTTCGCCGCCTCCCGGCTGGAAGAGATCCACTCCCTTCCAGCGGGTCGGCTCCGTTTCGAAGTCCAGGTAGAGACTCCGCAACTGATCCTCGGCCCGGAGGGGACCTCCCCCGTGGCCCAGCTTCCGCACGCAGTTCCGGGCCGCATCAGCGCATTGCACTACGGCACCTACGACTACTCTGCTTCGCTGCAGATCTCCGCGGAGTACCAGTCCATGGAGCACCCGGTGGCGGATTTCGCCAAGGAAGTCATGCAGTTGGCTGTTGCGGGCACCGGAATCCGGCTCTCCGACGGTTCCACCAACATCATCCCGGTGGGCGACAACGTGGAAAACGCGTGGAAGCTGCACGGCCGTTTGGTCCGCCGCTCGCTTGAACGCGGCTACTACCAGGGCTGGGACCTGCACGCTGCCCAGTTGCCGAGCCGTTTCGCGGCAACGTATGCCTTCTACCGCGAGGGCCTGCCTGCCGCCGCGGCCCGCCTCCGCAACTACGTGGATCGCACCGAAGGCGGCATCATGGACGAGCCCGCAACCGCCCGTGCCCTCGCCGCCTTCGTCCTGCGCGGCGTCCAGTGCGGAGCGGTGGGTTCCGAAGAAGTGCTGGCGCTTGCCGGCGTCGAACTCCCCCGGCTGACTGCACTGGCGCATCCCCGGCTCGCACACACCACCTCCAAGTAA
- a CDS encoding serine hydrolase domain-containing protein, whose translation MEAARASRTSRVSRAGFRVAVVLAFTLASGACTYPLTSEPPAGTSSSDSQGALPESPVADFFAHEMLNRGAPAVVVQIKVRGREWSQAYGSQDVETGEPVAVTDRIQAGGITQSMVAVSVLKLVQEGKLGLEDPVTEYFPEFEQLVHPPGPVTVRSLLNHSSGLPDAPEAILKAMPPKQAIDTRFSIEDYLRTAGTVPWAHANFQLFRYSDANYFALAAIVQKLRGRPIGDVLKSDIFVPLGMSHTSLEAEPDRDARDMIQSYEFIDGERINASQPEYLVGSPAEGVISTVGDINTFYAALMQGRLLTANTLRDMQTLWQENHGLGLQRWNDECTNGFYYGYGGSTWFASIALSTSDGSRQIAMSFAYPSDTDKHIESTDGSGQSEFEQLREVAIATMNGLC comes from the coding sequence ATGGAGGCTGCGCGGGCCTCTCGGACTTCCCGCGTATCCCGGGCGGGATTCCGGGTGGCCGTCGTCCTGGCTTTTACCTTGGCGTCCGGCGCTTGCACCTACCCTCTGACAAGTGAACCCCCGGCGGGCACCTCGTCGTCCGATTCGCAAGGGGCATTGCCCGAATCCCCGGTTGCGGATTTCTTCGCGCATGAAATGCTCAACCGGGGCGCGCCGGCCGTCGTCGTCCAGATCAAAGTCCGGGGACGGGAATGGTCCCAGGCCTACGGAAGCCAAGACGTCGAGACCGGCGAGCCGGTAGCCGTGACCGACCGGATCCAGGCCGGCGGTATCACACAGTCGATGGTGGCGGTTTCAGTCCTCAAGCTGGTCCAGGAAGGAAAGCTGGGCCTTGAGGACCCCGTCACGGAGTACTTCCCGGAATTCGAGCAGCTTGTCCACCCGCCCGGCCCCGTGACGGTCCGCTCCCTGTTGAACCACAGCTCCGGCCTGCCCGACGCACCGGAAGCCATCTTGAAGGCCATGCCGCCCAAACAAGCCATCGACACAAGGTTCAGCATCGAGGACTATCTTCGGACGGCCGGGACCGTGCCATGGGCGCACGCCAACTTCCAACTGTTCCGCTACTCGGATGCCAACTACTTCGCCTTGGCCGCGATCGTACAAAAACTCCGCGGCCGGCCGATCGGGGATGTACTGAAGTCAGATATCTTTGTGCCGCTCGGAATGAGCCATACCTCGCTGGAAGCCGAGCCGGACCGGGATGCGCGCGACATGATCCAGAGCTACGAATTCATCGACGGCGAGCGCATCAATGCCTCGCAGCCGGAGTACCTGGTCGGTTCTCCCGCCGAGGGAGTCATCTCCACGGTGGGTGATATCAACACGTTCTATGCAGCGCTCATGCAGGGCCGGCTACTCACGGCGAACACCCTCCGCGACATGCAAACCCTGTGGCAGGAGAACCACGGACTCGGGCTGCAGCGTTGGAATGATGAATGCACGAACGGCTTCTACTACGGCTACGGCGGCAGCACCTGGTTTGCGAGCATTGCGTTGTCCACGAGCGACGGGAGCCGCCAGATAGCCATGAGCTTCGCCTATCCATCCGACACTGACAAACACATTGAATCGACGGATGGCAGCGGCCAGTCGGAGTTCGAGCAACTCCGAGAGGTGGCCATCGCGACCATGAACGGGCTCTGCTGA
- a CDS encoding NAD-dependent malic enzyme: MANPSPGNSITLRVAAPSSFTATSELAAAVAAVGAAVTALDVTESHHDTLVVDVTCNTTDEDHANRVKDALNALDGVTVQHVSDRTFLMHLGGKLEVVPKVALRNRDDLSRAYTPGVARVCLAIAEDPAAARNLTVKRNTIAVLTDGSAVLGLGNIGPAAALPVMEGKAALFKQFANVDAWPVCLDTQDTEEIIMIAKAMAPVYGGINLEDIAAPRCFEIEKRLRDELDIPVFHDDQHGTAIVTLAALVNALRVVDKKLSEVKIVVSGVGAAGSAIIQLLKAQGAQHIVAAGRSGAIHSGEKYDDEHRSWIAANTNEAGFSGTLHEALKGADVFIGVSAPHVIGEEQVASMAEDAIVFAMANPTPEIDPVIASRHAAVVATGRSDFPNQINNVLAFPGFFRGLLDAGASDIIPEMLVAAAEAIANRVADDELNASYIIPSVFDPHVAADVAAAVANAANAASAKAANAL, from the coding sequence ATGGCGAACCCGAGCCCCGGAAATTCGATCACCCTGCGCGTCGCCGCGCCGTCGAGCTTCACAGCCACGAGCGAGCTGGCCGCAGCCGTCGCCGCCGTCGGTGCGGCCGTCACCGCACTGGATGTGACCGAGTCGCACCACGACACCCTGGTTGTCGACGTCACCTGCAATACCACGGACGAAGACCACGCCAACCGCGTCAAGGACGCCCTCAACGCGCTCGACGGCGTCACTGTCCAGCACGTCTCGGACCGCACCTTCCTCATGCACCTGGGAGGCAAGCTCGAGGTCGTCCCGAAGGTGGCCCTGCGCAACCGCGACGACCTTTCGCGCGCCTACACTCCCGGCGTCGCACGCGTCTGCCTCGCCATCGCCGAGGACCCGGCCGCTGCCCGTAACCTGACCGTCAAGCGCAACACCATCGCCGTCCTCACCGACGGTTCGGCCGTCCTTGGCCTGGGCAACATCGGCCCGGCCGCAGCCCTGCCTGTCATGGAAGGCAAGGCCGCGCTGTTCAAGCAGTTCGCCAACGTCGACGCCTGGCCGGTCTGCCTGGACACCCAGGACACTGAAGAAATCATCATGATCGCCAAGGCCATGGCTCCGGTCTACGGCGGCATCAACCTTGAAGACATCGCAGCCCCGCGCTGCTTCGAAATCGAGAAGCGGCTCCGCGACGAGCTGGACATCCCCGTCTTCCACGACGACCAGCACGGAACGGCAATTGTCACGCTCGCGGCGCTCGTCAACGCATTGCGCGTCGTGGACAAGAAGCTGTCTGAGGTCAAGATTGTGGTCTCCGGCGTCGGCGCTGCCGGCTCGGCGATCATCCAGCTCCTCAAGGCCCAGGGCGCGCAGCACATCGTCGCCGCAGGCCGTTCCGGCGCCATCCACTCGGGCGAAAAGTACGACGACGAACACCGTTCCTGGATCGCCGCGAACACCAACGAGGCCGGTTTCTCCGGCACGCTGCACGAAGCCCTCAAGGGTGCGGACGTGTTCATCGGCGTCAGCGCTCCCCACGTGATCGGCGAAGAGCAGGTCGCCTCTATGGCAGAGGACGCGATCGTGTTCGCCATGGCCAACCCCACTCCGGAAATCGACCCTGTGATTGCGTCCAGGCACGCAGCCGTCGTCGCCACCGGCCGGAGCGACTTCCCCAACCAGATCAACAACGTGCTGGCTTTCCCGGGCTTTTTCCGCGGACTGCTCGACGCCGGAGCATCGGACATCATCCCGGAAATGCTCGTGGCCGCCGCGGAGGCTATCGCCAACCGGGTTGCAGATGATGAACTGAATGCGAGCTACATTATCCCCAGCGTCTTCGACCCCCACGTTGCCGCCGATGTCGCCGCAGCCGTTGCAAACGCAGCAAACGCAGCATCTGCCAAGGCCGCTAACGCTCTCTAG
- the aceB gene encoding malate synthase A: protein MALTVTDPRPIERAEGILTPKALAFVEELHRRFAGTRTELLAARVAKREEVARTGRLDFLPETQDIRDGDWKIAEAPPALQDRRVEMTGPASPAKMAINALNSGAKVWLADLEDASTPTWANVIDAILNLRDAAQGTLSYTSPEGKEYRLRTDAPLAVVVARPRGWHMDERHLLLDGEPTVGALVDFGLHFFHVAKQLLLNGHGPYYYLPKMESHLEARLWNDIFVFAQDYLGIPQGSVRATMLIETIPAAFEMDEFLYELRDHASGLNAGRWDYLFSIVKYFRDAGESFILPDRASVVMTAPFMRAYTELLVKTCHKRGAFAMGGMAAVIPNRREPEVTAQAFEKVRADKTREANDGFDGSWVAHPDLVSTCREVFDSVLGDKPNQLDKQRPEVSVTAEQLLDISSAGGHVTEAGLRLNLYVAVAYTAVWLSGSGAVAIHNLMEDAATAEISRSQVWQQIRNKSVLADTGNTVTRELVTRILGEETDRLRSEVDAESFEKFYEPASRLIADICLSEHYTDFLTTPAYELV, encoded by the coding sequence ATGGCTCTCACAGTCACAGACCCCCGGCCGATCGAACGAGCCGAGGGGATCCTGACTCCCAAGGCGTTGGCCTTCGTGGAGGAACTGCACCGCCGTTTCGCGGGCACCCGCACGGAACTCCTGGCGGCCCGCGTCGCCAAGCGTGAAGAAGTGGCCCGCACCGGCCGCCTCGACTTCCTGCCCGAAACGCAGGACATCCGCGACGGCGACTGGAAGATCGCCGAAGCGCCCCCAGCCTTGCAGGACCGCCGGGTCGAGATGACCGGCCCGGCTTCCCCGGCCAAGATGGCCATCAACGCCCTGAACTCGGGAGCCAAGGTATGGCTCGCCGACCTCGAGGACGCCAGCACCCCGACGTGGGCGAACGTCATCGACGCCATCCTCAACCTCCGCGACGCCGCCCAGGGCACCTTGAGCTACACCTCCCCGGAGGGCAAGGAATACCGGCTCCGCACGGACGCGCCGCTCGCCGTCGTCGTCGCCCGCCCCCGCGGCTGGCACATGGACGAACGGCACTTGCTGCTCGACGGCGAACCCACCGTGGGCGCGCTGGTCGACTTCGGCCTGCACTTCTTCCACGTGGCCAAGCAGCTCCTGCTCAATGGCCACGGCCCCTACTACTACCTGCCCAAGATGGAAAGCCACCTTGAGGCCCGCCTGTGGAACGACATCTTCGTCTTCGCCCAGGACTACCTCGGCATCCCGCAAGGCAGCGTCCGCGCCACCATGCTGATCGAAACCATCCCGGCCGCATTCGAAATGGACGAGTTCCTCTACGAACTGCGGGACCACGCTTCCGGCCTGAACGCCGGCCGCTGGGACTACCTGTTCAGCATCGTGAAGTACTTCCGCGACGCCGGCGAGTCCTTCATCCTGCCGGACCGCGCGTCCGTGGTCATGACGGCCCCGTTCATGCGCGCCTACACGGAACTGCTGGTCAAGACCTGCCACAAGCGCGGGGCCTTCGCCATGGGCGGCATGGCTGCCGTCATCCCGAACCGCCGCGAGCCCGAAGTCACGGCCCAGGCCTTCGAGAAGGTCCGCGCTGACAAGACCCGCGAAGCCAACGACGGTTTCGATGGTTCCTGGGTGGCCCACCCGGACCTCGTCTCCACCTGCCGCGAAGTGTTCGACTCGGTCCTGGGCGACAAGCCGAACCAGCTGGACAAGCAGCGCCCGGAGGTCTCCGTGACTGCCGAACAGCTGCTGGACATCTCCTCCGCCGGTGGCCACGTGACCGAGGCCGGGCTTCGCCTGAACCTCTACGTCGCCGTCGCGTACACCGCCGTGTGGCTCTCCGGCAGCGGCGCCGTCGCCATCCACAACCTCATGGAAGACGCCGCCACCGCGGAAATCTCCCGTTCCCAGGTGTGGCAGCAGATCCGCAACAAATCCGTCCTGGCTGACACCGGCAACACGGTCACCCGCGAACTGGTCACCCGGATCCTCGGCGAAGAGACCGACCGCCTGCGCAGCGAGGTTGACGCCGAGTCCTTCGAGAAGTTCTACGAGCCGGCCAGCCGTCTGATCGCTGACATCTGTCTCTCCGAGCACTACACGGACTTCCTCACCACTCCCGCCTACGAGCTGGTGTAG
- a CDS encoding MurR/RpiR family transcriptional regulator, with product MRIDERIQQHYSELGPQEQKAADTLLDRLGDLAVYNAAELAQLSGVSKATMSRLFRRLGFADFSEVKEHTRSLRTSGVPLARQEGDGRLPLHLAQEQQNLDRLFDTLGDDRLLKVAQQLAEARNVLLIGFRNSFPVALHLRQQLLQCRSSVNLAPQPGQSVGEELAGLDGNDVVVLLGFRRRPDRFHHVLRAATATGASTILIGDPSARWLSADASLWIECPVEGSAAFDSYASAMSLMSVLANGVLAAKGRSGRDRVLEITGVFDSLEEIERR from the coding sequence ATGAGGATCGATGAGCGAATCCAACAACACTACTCGGAGCTTGGGCCGCAGGAACAAAAGGCGGCGGATACCCTGTTGGACCGTCTGGGCGACCTTGCCGTCTACAACGCGGCCGAGCTGGCCCAGCTGAGCGGCGTTTCCAAGGCCACCATGAGCAGGCTCTTCCGCCGCCTCGGATTCGCCGATTTCAGCGAGGTCAAGGAACACACCCGGAGCCTGAGGACCAGCGGAGTGCCGCTCGCCAGGCAGGAGGGCGACGGCAGGCTCCCCCTGCATCTGGCACAGGAACAGCAGAACCTGGACCGCCTTTTCGACACGCTCGGCGACGATCGCCTCCTCAAGGTGGCACAACAACTGGCTGAGGCCCGGAATGTCCTGCTGATCGGTTTCCGCAACAGTTTCCCCGTAGCCCTCCACCTCCGGCAGCAGCTTCTGCAATGCCGTTCCTCAGTAAATCTGGCCCCTCAGCCAGGCCAAAGTGTAGGCGAAGAACTTGCCGGACTGGACGGGAACGACGTCGTGGTCCTGCTTGGCTTCCGGCGCAGGCCCGACCGTTTCCATCACGTCCTGAGGGCCGCTACCGCCACCGGCGCGAGCACCATCCTGATCGGAGACCCCAGCGCCCGCTGGCTTTCGGCCGATGCCTCCCTCTGGATCGAATGCCCGGTGGAAGGCAGCGCCGCCTTTGACAGCTATGCGTCGGCCATGAGCCTCATGAGCGTCCTCGCGAACGGCGTGTTGGCGGCGAAGGGCCGTTCAGGAAGGGATCGCGTCCTGGAAATCACCGGGGTGTTCGACTCACTCGAAGAGATCGAGCGGCGGTAG
- a CDS encoding NCS1 family nucleobase:cation symporter-1 — translation MAEAQLAPEQTGAPGTLLDSPVDEAAAHRDPRLSNEDLAPLKNQRWSSYNLFAFWMSDVHSIGGYVTAGSLFALGLASWQVLVALLVGIVIVQVFCNLVAKPSQKTGVPYPVINRAVFGVKGANIPAIIRGLIAVAWYGVQTFLASEALVIVFLKFFPAMKPLYDVHQYSFLGLSALGWICYGILWVAQAALFWNGMESIRKFIDFAGPAVYVVMLVLAIYLVSKAGISNISLNLSAGEPLGFAASIPVMISAIALVVSYFSGPMLNFGDFARYGKSFKAVKKGNLLGLPVNFLFFSLLTVITASATIPVFGHLITDPVKTVQEIDSVFAVLLGGLTFVIATVGINIVANFISPAFDFSNVSPQKISWRMGGMIAAVGSVILTPWNWYSNDDAIHYTLGVLGALIGPLFGILIAGYYLVGKQKVWVEDMYTMKPSGKYWFRNGYNPNAVMAVAISGVVSIASVLIPKALLDSGATTVNATWIGNYSWFLGCALGLLTFWYFEKRSPMINLEPNGVEANDGALV, via the coding sequence ATGGCTGAAGCACAACTCGCCCCAGAGCAAACGGGTGCGCCTGGCACCCTCCTTGACAGCCCGGTTGACGAAGCCGCCGCACACCGCGATCCACGGCTCAGCAATGAAGACCTGGCGCCCCTGAAGAACCAGCGCTGGAGCAGCTACAACCTGTTTGCCTTCTGGATGTCAGACGTCCACAGCATCGGCGGCTATGTGACGGCGGGCAGCCTCTTCGCCCTCGGGTTGGCGAGCTGGCAAGTGTTGGTGGCCCTGCTGGTGGGCATCGTCATTGTCCAGGTCTTTTGCAACCTGGTGGCGAAGCCCAGCCAAAAGACAGGCGTCCCGTACCCCGTGATCAACCGGGCGGTCTTCGGCGTCAAGGGCGCCAACATCCCGGCCATCATCCGCGGCCTGATCGCCGTCGCCTGGTACGGAGTGCAGACCTTCCTCGCCTCCGAAGCGCTGGTGATCGTGTTCCTGAAGTTCTTCCCGGCCATGAAACCGTTGTACGACGTCCACCAATACAGCTTCCTCGGCCTTTCGGCCCTGGGTTGGATCTGCTACGGAATCCTCTGGGTAGCCCAGGCCGCATTGTTCTGGAACGGAATGGAAAGCATCCGCAAGTTCATCGACTTCGCCGGTCCAGCCGTATACGTGGTCATGCTGGTCCTTGCCATCTACTTGGTATCCAAGGCAGGCATCAGCAACATCAGCCTGAACCTGTCCGCCGGCGAACCGCTCGGCTTCGCTGCGTCCATCCCGGTCATGATTTCCGCGATCGCCTTGGTGGTGTCCTATTTCTCCGGCCCCATGCTCAACTTCGGCGACTTCGCGCGTTACGGGAAGAGCTTCAAGGCAGTCAAGAAGGGCAACCTCCTGGGTCTGCCCGTCAACTTCCTGTTCTTCTCGCTGCTCACGGTCATCACGGCGTCAGCCACCATCCCGGTCTTCGGTCACCTCATCACGGACCCCGTCAAGACCGTTCAGGAAATCGATTCGGTGTTCGCCGTGCTGCTCGGTGGATTGACCTTCGTCATCGCGACCGTAGGCATCAACATCGTTGCCAACTTCATCTCGCCCGCGTTCGACTTCTCCAACGTGAGCCCGCAGAAGATCAGCTGGCGCATGGGTGGCATGATCGCCGCCGTCGGATCCGTCATCTTGACCCCCTGGAACTGGTACTCGAACGACGACGCCATCCACTACACCCTCGGCGTGCTGGGAGCGTTGATCGGTCCGCTCTTCGGCATCCTGATCGCCGGCTACTACCTCGTGGGAAAGCAGAAGGTGTGGGTTGAGGACATGTACACGATGAAGCCAAGCGGCAAGTATTGGTTCCGCAACGGCTACAACCCCAACGCGGTCATGGCGGTGGCCATCAGCGGCGTGGTGTCGATCGCCTCGGTCCTGATCCCCAAGGCACTCCTGGACTCGGGAGCCACCACGGTCAACGCAACGTGGATCGGCAATTACAGCTGGTTCCTCGGTTGCGCCTTGGGCCTGTTGACCTTCTGGTACTTCGAAAAGCGCTCTCCGATGATCAACCTGGAGCCAAACGGCGTCGAAGCGAACGACGGCGCCCTCGTCTGA
- a CDS encoding bifunctional allantoicase/(S)-ureidoglycine aminohydrolase, whose translation MGKYYYPQGGLPPQTHLTTERAIVTEAYTVIPKGVLTDIVTSNLPGFSNTRSWIIARPISGFATTFSQLIVEIGPGGGAPKAEFEAGVEGVVFVTKGKVNLSLDGELHQLEEGGYAYLAAGSNWGLENVSDEIVSFHWIRKAYERLKGYEAKSFVTSDDEVEAGEMPDVNGVWATTRFADPNDLAHDMHVNIVTFQPGGVIPFPETHVMEHGLYVLEGKGMYLLNNDWVEVEAGDFMWLRAFCPQACYAGGPGPFRYLLYKDVNRQVKLT comes from the coding sequence ATGGGCAAGTACTACTATCCCCAGGGCGGCCTGCCGCCGCAGACCCACCTCACCACGGAACGCGCAATCGTCACGGAGGCCTACACGGTCATCCCCAAGGGCGTCCTGACCGATATCGTAACCAGCAACCTGCCTGGCTTCTCCAACACGCGTTCCTGGATCATTGCCCGCCCGATCTCCGGATTCGCCACCACGTTCTCCCAGTTGATCGTTGAGATCGGCCCGGGTGGCGGCGCTCCCAAGGCCGAGTTCGAGGCAGGCGTCGAAGGCGTCGTCTTCGTCACCAAGGGCAAGGTCAACCTGTCCCTTGACGGCGAACTGCACCAGCTCGAAGAGGGAGGCTACGCCTACCTGGCTGCCGGTTCCAACTGGGGCTTGGAGAACGTCTCGGATGAGATCGTCTCCTTCCACTGGATCCGCAAGGCCTACGAGCGCCTTAAGGGCTACGAAGCCAAGTCCTTTGTCACGAGCGACGACGAAGTCGAAGCGGGCGAAATGCCGGACGTCAACGGCGTCTGGGCAACCACGCGCTTCGCCGACCCCAACGACCTGGCCCACGACATGCACGTGAACATCGTGACATTCCAGCCTGGCGGGGTCATCCCGTTCCCGGAGACCCACGTCATGGAACACGGCCTGTACGTCCTGGAGGGCAAGGGCATGTACCTGCTCAACAATGACTGGGTCGAGGTGGAGGCAGGCGACTTCATGTGGCTGCGCGCCTTCTGCCCGCAGGCCTGCTACGCCGGTGGCCCGGGTCCGTTCCGCTACCTGCTGTACAAGGACGTCAACCGTCAGGTCAAGCTGACCTAG
- a CDS encoding IclR family transcriptional regulator, which translates to MAEKPSGGVQSVERVFELLELITDAGGDVTLSELSSSTDLPLPTIHRLLRTLVSLGYIRQLPNRRYALGPRLIRLGEGANKQLGALASPQLKSLVDRLGETSNMAVLDSDMVIYVAQVPSLHSMRMFTEVGRRAHTHDTGVGKAILAQLDDEVVRGIVARTGMPTPTAKSIGDIDSLLADLNRIRERGYSIDEEEQEIGVRCFAMAVPNAPTPTAISVSGPVSRVDQHFADRAVPLLREAALAISAELNQN; encoded by the coding sequence ATGGCTGAAAAGCCCTCGGGAGGCGTGCAGTCCGTCGAGCGCGTCTTCGAACTGCTGGAACTCATCACTGACGCCGGCGGGGACGTCACGTTGAGCGAACTGTCGTCGTCGACAGACCTGCCGCTCCCCACCATCCACCGCCTGCTGCGCACCTTGGTGTCCCTCGGCTACATCCGGCAACTGCCCAATCGTCGCTACGCGCTTGGCCCTCGGCTCATCCGGCTTGGCGAAGGCGCCAACAAGCAACTCGGAGCCTTGGCGAGTCCCCAGTTGAAGTCCCTCGTGGACCGGCTCGGCGAAACGTCCAACATGGCCGTGCTGGATTCCGACATGGTCATCTACGTGGCCCAGGTTCCGTCACTGCACTCCATGCGCATGTTCACCGAGGTGGGCCGCCGCGCCCATACGCACGACACTGGCGTCGGAAAGGCCATCTTGGCCCAGCTGGATGACGAGGTGGTCCGCGGCATCGTGGCCCGCACGGGCATGCCGACTCCCACGGCAAAGAGCATCGGGGACATTGACTCCCTCCTCGCCGATTTGAACCGGATCCGCGAACGCGGCTACTCGATCGACGAGGAAGAGCAGGAGATCGGCGTCCGTTGCTTCGCGATGGCCGTCCCCAACGCTCCGACGCCGACCGCCATTTCCGTTTCCGGACCGGTCTCCCGGGTGGACCAGCACTTTGCCGACCGCGCCGTGCCCTTGCTGCGGGAAGCCGCCCTCGCAATCTCGGCCGAATTGAACCAGAACTAG